One region of Bacillota bacterium genomic DNA includes:
- a CDS encoding cytochrome b/b6 domain-containing protein, translating into MPDTVERSAPSAPPRRPVTPVPAGKSGRSDPTMRFDIHARLQHAMLALSLGVLMLTGFPIKYAHTAWAPAVVRLFGSFETMLRVHLLAAGLLAFVVVYHLVMCLWGLARRRLDFAVIPHLRDFVDFAHHLSYLAGFRPDPPRFGKFTWWEKFEYWAVVWGTTVMGVSGLTLAFPEWAAAYVPRWVIGALRVAHSNEALLAFLAVLIGHSFAVHFSPSVFPSSTVWYNGKLKLSQLLEDHALLYESMAGCAVDDLDRVPHSRWAHNRVLIGLELVVYTGLVAWVFVSLVPLLPR; encoded by the coding sequence ATGCCTGATACGGTGGAGCGCTCTGCGCCCTCCGCGCCGCCAAGACGGCCTGTGACGCCGGTGCCGGCAGGAAAGTCGGGGCGGTCTGACCCCACCATGAGGTTCGACATCCACGCCCGGCTGCAACACGCGATGCTGGCCTTGAGCCTGGGCGTCCTGATGCTCACCGGGTTTCCCATCAAATACGCTCACACCGCCTGGGCTCCTGCCGTGGTGCGCCTGTTCGGGAGTTTCGAAACCATGCTGAGGGTGCACCTGCTGGCGGCGGGGTTGCTGGCCTTCGTGGTGGTGTACCACCTGGTGATGTGCCTGTGGGGTCTTGCCCGCAGGCGGCTCGACTTCGCGGTGATCCCCCATCTGCGCGACTTTGTGGACTTTGCCCATCACCTGAGTTACCTGGCCGGGTTCCGTCCCGACCCCCCCCGCTTCGGTAAGTTCACCTGGTGGGAGAAGTTCGAGTACTGGGCGGTTGTATGGGGAACCACGGTGATGGGCGTATCCGGCCTCACCCTGGCCTTCCCCGAATGGGCCGCGGCGTACGTGCCTCGCTGGGTGATCGGTGCACTCCGGGTGGCCCACAGCAACGAGGCCCTGCTGGCTTTCCTGGCCGTCCTCATCGGCCACTCCTTTGCCGTGCATTTCTCTCCCAGCGTCTTCCCTTCCAGCACGGTATGGTACAATGGTAAACTGAAATTGTCTCAACTGCTTGAGGACCATGCCCTCCTGTACGAGAGCATGGCGGGGTGTGCGGTGGACGATCTGGACAGGGTGCCGCACAGCCGCTGGGCTCACAACCGGGTGTTGATCGGCCTGGAGCTGGTGGTGTACACGGGACTGGTGGCATGGGTGTTCGTGAGTCTGGTTCCCCTCCTGCCCCGCTAG
- a CDS encoding ammonia-forming cytochrome c nitrite reductase subunit c552: MRKAIALLTVLALLALLGAATAFSKASYVSSMVATYPNLKGSELAGCVTCHTTDLKLNRYGADLAAAGMDYRKVEGKDSDRDGFSNLVEIKALTFPGDPASKPAASTGSGTSGGGSSGTPAGGSAKPALFRDIARHPAREAIETLAEAGIIKGRPGRLFAPDAKVTRAEFATMLERIFALPEVAPYLPAFEDAPKEAWFWRTVETVVRAGLMSPSGQGTFGASDGVTRVEAARVAVKALGLEAEAQALPEVERAAILGKLADGASVPPDAANYVAVAIRRGLFPGEGRFEPSRTLTRADAATLLAKVREAKKQMQDPLAGIASYVVGPEQCATCHSQAVSDWRTTMHSRMVQEPGPGVTNANFDDPRAGIKLSDVRFVVGGMTKNYFVGADYKYLPAEWNIEKKEWHPRAVSPWLGACTGCHTTGYDKQLNTFVSLGISCESCHGPGSKHVATGGNTAYIKVSLDVDACESCHGGDRQVGQLKQTGHYSVFAQMVDKPFYKDSCMECHSATVRIAGEKGQPVPALAEFRDGSLKEDRVGITCVVCHDPHKRDHEAQLRKDAQETCTECHTGELKGDAFPAGKDVHHPQKEMWLGTGAIGVPSMPAAKTATCVDCHMVAGNHLFRAGTPKLTVTQKGKPVELDSCDACHKTMNAEKIAALHQEFSRQIEELKGLLARVDARIKERQAVGLDVRAAQELRDKAFTNISFAQADASGGIHNPAYITEMLRVARQWLEEALTR; encoded by the coding sequence ATGCGGAAAGCCATCGCTCTTCTGACCGTGCTGGCCCTGCTGGCCCTGCTCGGTGCGGCTACGGCCTTCTCCAAGGCGTCGTACGTCAGCTCCATGGTGGCGACGTACCCCAACCTCAAGGGATCCGAGCTGGCCGGCTGCGTCACCTGCCACACGACCGACCTGAAGCTCAACCGGTACGGGGCTGACCTGGCGGCGGCGGGCATGGACTACCGCAAGGTGGAAGGGAAGGACTCCGACCGGGACGGGTTCAGCAACCTGGTCGAGATCAAGGCCCTGACTTTCCCGGGTGACCCCGCCAGCAAGCCCGCGGCGTCCACCGGTTCGGGTACTTCGGGCGGGGGATCGTCGGGGACACCGGCGGGCGGTAGCGCCAAGCCGGCTCTCTTCCGCGATATTGCTCGCCACCCGGCACGGGAGGCCATTGAAACCCTGGCCGAGGCGGGCATCATCAAGGGGCGGCCGGGCAGGCTGTTTGCACCCGACGCTAAGGTGACGCGGGCCGAGTTCGCCACCATGCTGGAGCGCATCTTCGCCCTCCCGGAGGTGGCGCCCTACCTGCCCGCCTTCGAGGATGCTCCCAAGGAAGCCTGGTTCTGGCGGACCGTGGAGACGGTGGTGCGGGCCGGCCTGATGTCTCCTTCTGGCCAGGGCACCTTTGGCGCCAGTGACGGGGTGACCCGGGTGGAAGCCGCCCGGGTGGCGGTGAAGGCGCTCGGCCTGGAAGCTGAAGCCCAGGCGCTGCCCGAAGTGGAGCGGGCTGCCATCCTGGGCAAGCTGGCCGACGGCGCCAGCGTCCCGCCGGATGCCGCGAACTACGTGGCAGTGGCCATCAGGCGGGGACTCTTCCCCGGCGAGGGCAGGTTCGAGCCGTCACGAACCCTCACCCGGGCCGACGCCGCCACGCTGCTGGCGAAGGTGCGGGAAGCCAAAAAGCAGATGCAGGATCCCCTGGCGGGGATTGCCAGCTACGTGGTAGGTCCGGAGCAGTGCGCCACCTGCCACAGCCAGGCGGTTTCCGACTGGCGTACCACCATGCACAGCCGCATGGTGCAGGAACCGGGGCCAGGCGTTACCAACGCGAACTTCGATGATCCCCGGGCGGGGATCAAACTCTCCGACGTCAGGTTCGTGGTCGGTGGCATGACGAAAAATTACTTCGTGGGAGCGGATTACAAGTACCTGCCCGCTGAGTGGAACATCGAAAAGAAGGAATGGCACCCGCGCGCGGTTTCACCCTGGCTGGGGGCGTGCACGGGGTGCCACACCACCGGCTACGACAAGCAGCTCAACACCTTCGTGTCGCTGGGCATAAGTTGCGAGTCGTGCCACGGGCCCGGGTCCAAGCACGTGGCCACCGGCGGCAATACCGCTTACATCAAGGTCTCACTTGACGTGGACGCCTGTGAGTCCTGCCACGGCGGCGACCGGCAGGTGGGCCAGCTCAAGCAGACCGGGCACTACTCGGTGTTCGCCCAGATGGTAGATAAACCCTTCTACAAGGACAGCTGCATGGAGTGCCATTCGGCGACCGTGCGCATCGCCGGGGAGAAGGGGCAGCCGGTACCGGCTTTGGCGGAGTTCCGCGACGGGAGCCTCAAGGAGGACCGGGTGGGCATCACCTGCGTGGTGTGCCACGATCCCCACAAGCGGGACCACGAGGCCCAGTTGCGCAAGGACGCCCAGGAAACCTGCACAGAGTGTCATACGGGCGAGTTGAAGGGAGACGCCTTCCCGGCGGGCAAGGACGTACACCACCCGCAGAAGGAGATGTGGCTCGGTACAGGTGCTATCGGGGTGCCTTCCATGCCGGCGGCCAAGACGGCCACCTGCGTGGACTGCCACATGGTGGCGGGCAACCACCTGTTCCGGGCGGGTACACCCAAGCTGACCGTAACCCAGAAGGGCAAGCCGGTGGAACTTGACTCCTGTGACGCCTGCCACAAGACCATGAACGCGGAGAAGATCGCGGCGCTCCACCAGGAGTTCTCCAGGCAGATCGAAGAGCTGAAGGGCTTGCTGGCCAGGGTGGATGCCCGCATCAAGGAGCGCCAGGCCGTGGGGCTTGACGTGCGGGCGGCCCAGGAACTCCGTGACAAGGCGTTCACCAACATCTCCTTCGCCCAAGCCGACGCCTCGGGCGGCATCCATAATCCCGCCTACATCACGGAGATGCTGCGCGTGGCCAGGCAGTGGCTGGAGGAGGCATTGACCAGATAG